One Panicum virgatum strain AP13 chromosome 3N, P.virgatum_v5, whole genome shotgun sequence DNA segment encodes these proteins:
- the LOC120665732 gene encoding UDP-glucuronic acid decarboxylase 4-like, with translation MASELTYRGGGASPVAGAGAGAGGYSAKPSKPLAWLPRAARYAAAEHRPVFALAGMLIAAAVICIASPSAPSSSAAAAVSSYSSSSSTNNPLARFSVEPAHHRDLASTRHFVGGKVPLGLKRKALRVLVTGGAGFVGSHLVDRLLERGDSVIVVDNLFTGRKDNVVHHFANPNFEMIRHDVVEPILLEVDQIYHLACPASPVHYKYNPVKTIKTNVVGTLNMLGLAKRINARFLLTSTSEVYGDPLQHPQVETYWGNVNPIGVRSCYDEGKRTAETLTMDYHRGANLQVRIARIFNTYGPRMCIDDGRVVSNFVAQALRKEPLTVYGDGKQTRSFQYVSDLVEGLMKLMEGDHVGPFNLGNPGEFTMLDLAKVVQDTIDPNARIEFRQNTQDDPHKRKPDISRAKELLGWEPKIPLREGLPLMVTDFRKRIFGDQDSAATTGNQQG, from the exons ATGGCGTCCGAGCTCACctaccgcggcggcggggcgtccccggtcgccggcgccggcgccggcgcggggggaTACTCCGCGAAGCCGTCCAAGCCGCTTGCGTGgctgccccgcgccgcgcgctacgccgccgccgagcaccgCCCGGTCTTCGCGCTCGCCGGGAtgctcatcgccgccgccgtcatctGCATCGCCTCCCcgtccgccccctcctcctccgccgccgccgccgtctcctcctactcctcctccagcagtaCCAACAACCCGCTCGCCCGCTTCTCCGTCGAGCCGGCGCACCACCGCGACCTGGCCTCCACGAGGCACTTCGTCGGCGGCAAGGTGCCGCTGGGTCTCAAGCGCAAGGCACTCCGCGTGCTCgtcaccggcggcgccggcttcGTCGGCAGCCACCTCGTCGACCGCCTCCTCGAGCGCGGCGACAGCGTCATCGTCGTCGACAACCTCTTCACCGGCCGCAAGGACAACGTCGTGCACCACTTCGCCAACCCCAACTTCGAGATGATCCGACACGACGTCGTCGAGCCCATCCTGCTCGAGGTCGACCAGATCTACCACCTCGCCTGCCCGGCATCGCCCGTCCACTACAAGTACAACCCCGTCAAGACAATC AAGACCAATGTGGTTGGGACTCTGAACATGCTTGGATTGGCAAAGAGGATCAACGCCAGGTTCCTCCTCACCAGCACCAGCGAGGTCTATGGTGATCCCCTCCAGCACCCCCAGGTGGAGACTTACTGGGGCAATGTCAATCCCATCG GTGTCAGGAGCTGTTACGATGAGGGCAAGCGTACAGCTGAAACGTTGACCATGGACTACCACCGTGGTGCCAACCTTCAG GTTAGGATTGCGCGTATCTTCAACACATATGGCCCTCGCATGTGCATTGATGATGGCCGTGTTGTCAGCAACTTTGTTGCTCAG GCACTTAGGAAGGAGCCCTTGACTGTTTACGGTGATGGCAAGCAAACCAGGAGCTTCCAATATGTTTCTGATCTG GTTGAGGGTCTGATGAAGCTGATGGAAGGGGATCACGTTGGTCCATTCAACCTTGGAAACCCTGGCGAGTTCACCATGCTTGATCTCGCCAAGGTTGTCCAGGACACCATTGACCCGAATGCACGGATTGAGTTCCGTCAAAACACCCAGGATGACCCGCACAAGCGCAAGCCTGACATCAGCCGCGCCAAGGAGCTTCTTGGCTGGGAGCCAAAGATCCCCCTGCGCGAGGGACTTCCCCTTATGGTCACTGACTTCCGCAAGCGCATCTTCGGGGACCAAGACAGCGCTGCGACCACCGGAAACCAACAAGGTTAG